The Candidatus Thorarchaeota archaeon genome has a segment encoding these proteins:
- a CDS encoding oligosaccharide flippase family protein: protein MMLEDRATEVRGTTTFLSQSIISGVFRVVNIMILTRLLLQQEMGQIAVLGIIYGVMQFLGAVGLNYASPLVVPEEEFHGRLDRVKGFLRRSVSLILTSSAILILLVVGIAPYLISSTILSSQLILLVALICPFSALEAFLDSFLLARYQVRHLAAGRILFDITRVLATVSLVIMGFGIIGVVVGWLLGELAAVFVFGLAATRPLKVKSSPIDMRPVLAFALPSLLFQTVDVTIQNTDRIILLVITDLSSLGVYDVLLGILFMMSFVSLAVSTALYPVLTKLRLNHTAEGDLRGFGDAVGMLLRYIIMLLLPVAIIAALNAHIIIQVLFGASYANFPNASLAFSLLLLSYAVWGIVYALHTVLRSMGESRFFLLAGLGIIVFEIMACWYLTSLYGLLGSAITRSLYIMLLLILSLARIRQHGIRGIGRVSVSVAKIGFASVISGVFVWWIAPVSFLSLVIWLGASLGIYVALLFLIHEVNPLDFQVARHLLPLRLQGLANWIERKYL, encoded by the coding sequence ATGATGCTCGAAGACCGTGCGACTGAGGTTCGCGGCACAACAACCTTTCTTAGTCAGTCGATCATATCCGGAGTCTTCCGCGTCGTCAATATCATGATCCTTACCCGCCTGCTTCTGCAGCAGGAGATGGGTCAGATCGCAGTCCTGGGCATCATCTATGGTGTGATGCAGTTTCTTGGTGCTGTCGGTCTGAACTACGCATCACCGCTTGTCGTTCCGGAGGAGGAGTTTCATGGTCGCCTCGATCGAGTGAAGGGTTTTCTGAGGCGGTCAGTCAGCCTGATACTTACATCCTCTGCAATCCTAATTCTGCTCGTTGTCGGTATTGCTCCCTATCTGATCTCCTCGACTATACTAAGCTCTCAATTGATTCTTCTTGTCGCTCTCATCTGCCCCTTCTCCGCATTAGAGGCCTTCTTGGACTCTTTCTTGCTTGCCCGGTATCAGGTCCGTCATCTTGCGGCTGGTCGTATCCTGTTTGATATCACTCGAGTGCTTGCCACAGTCTCGCTTGTCATCATGGGTTTTGGGATCATTGGTGTCGTTGTGGGGTGGCTTCTCGGTGAACTTGCAGCAGTATTCGTCTTTGGACTGGCCGCGACTCGACCATTGAAGGTAAAGAGTTCACCCATTGACATGCGTCCTGTGCTTGCCTTTGCACTTCCCAGCCTGCTGTTTCAGACAGTAGATGTCACGATTCAGAACACAGACCGGATCATCCTGCTTGTCATAACCGATCTCTCCTCTCTCGGTGTCTATGATGTGCTTCTCGGAATCCTCTTCATGATGAGTTTCGTTTCGCTGGCCGTGTCTACTGCTCTCTATCCTGTGTTGACAAAACTTCGCCTCAACCATACCGCCGAGGGTGATTTACGTGGTTTCGGTGATGCCGTGGGAATGCTCTTGCGTTATATCATCATGCTTCTTCTCCCTGTCGCCATCATCGCTGCGCTGAACGCTCATATCATCATTCAGGTACTCTTTGGGGCCTCTTATGCGAACTTTCCAAATGCATCACTTGCGTTCTCACTCTTGCTCCTGTCATATGCAGTGTGGGGGATTGTCTATGCACTTCATACGGTCCTACGGTCAATGGGCGAGTCCCGGTTCTTTCTGCTCGCTGGACTTGGGATTATTGTCTTTGAGATCATGGCCTGCTGGTATTTGACATCCCTCTATGGGTTGCTGGGATCCGCAATCACCCGCTCGTTGTACATCATGCTCCTTCTGATCCTGTCGCTTGCCAGAATCCGACAACATGGGATTCGCGGGATTGGTCGTGTGTCGGTTTCGGTCGCCAAAATCGGCTTTGCGTCAGTCATATCTGGTGTCTTTGTATGGTGGATTGCACCTGTATCGTTCCTGAGTCTTGTGATCTGGTTGGGTGCTTCATTGGGCATTTATGTTGCTCTGTTATTCTTGATTCATGAAGTGAACCCTCTTGACTTTCAGGTTGCTCGTCATCTGTTGCCGTTGCGATTACAGGGTCTTGCCAACTGGATTGAACGGAAGTATCTATGA